In Colius striatus isolate bColStr4 chromosome 17, bColStr4.1.hap1, whole genome shotgun sequence, the following proteins share a genomic window:
- the LOC133627030 gene encoding cytochrome b-c1 complex subunit 9 → MALLRQAYSLLFRRTSTFALTIVLGAVFFERAFDQGADAIFERLNEGKLWKHIKHKYESSED, encoded by the exons ATGGCGCTGCTGCGGCAGGCGTACAGCCTGCTCTTCCGCCGCACCTCCACCTTCGCCCTCACCATCGTCCTGGGCGCCGTCTTCTTCGAGCGCGCCTTCGACCAGGGCGCCGACGCCATCTTCGAGCGCCTCAACGAGGGG AAACTGTGGAAGCACATCAAGCACAAGTATGAGAGCAGTGAAGACTGA
- the ZMAT5 gene encoding zinc finger matrin-type protein 5, which translates to MGKRYFCDYCDRSFQDNLHNRKKHLNGVQHLRAKRAWYDSFRDAAAILQEEQTKKPCRKFLQTGQCDFGSNCRFSHMTEQDLEKLSAQVQGEQRSKELRQEGADIPPGTIEDWLEKRAKRLSTAQSNSVLPEKPVPFQYPPGWPPVQDLPPSLQPPPPGGWLLPPHLQWG; encoded by the exons ATGGGGAAAAGGTACTTCTGTGACTACTGTGACCGATCCTTTCAGGACAACCTTCATAACAGGAAGAAGCACCTCAATGGAGTGCAGCACCTCAGGGCTAAGAGAGCCTGGTACGACTCCTTCCGAG ATGCTGCTGCAATCCTGCAAGAGGAGCAAACCAAGAAGCCTTGTCGGAAGTTCCTGCAAACAG GACAGTGTGACTTTGGCTCCAACTGCAGATTTTCCCACATGACAGAGCAGGACCTGGAGAAACTGAGTGCCCAGGTTCAAG GGGAGCAGAGGTCGAAGGAGCTGCGGCAGGAAGGAGCAGACATCCCACCTGGCACCATCGAGGACTGGCTGGAGAAGAGAGCAAAGAGGCTGAGCACAGCTCAGAGCAACAG TGTGCTCCCAGAGAAGCCAGTGCCCTTCCAGTACCCGCCGGGCTGGCCGCCGGTGCAGGATCTGCCCCCTTCGCTGCAGCCCCCCCCGCCCGGGGGCTGGCTGCTCCCCCCACACCTGCAGTGGGGCTGA
- the CABP7 gene encoding calcium-binding protein 7: MPFHPVTAALMYRGIYTVPNILAEQRPVEIPEDELEEIREAFKVFDRDGNGFISKQELGTAMRSLGYMPNEVELEVIIQRLDMDGDGQVDFEEFVTLLGPKLSTSGIPEKFHGTDFDTVFWKCDMQKLTVDELKRLLYDTFCEHLSMKDIENIIMTEEESHMGTAEECPVDVETCSSQQIRQTCVRKSLICAFAIAFIISVMLIAANQVLRSGMK; this comes from the exons ATGCCTTTCCACCCGGTGACGGCGGCTTTGATGTACCGGGGGATCTACACCGTCCCCAACATCCTCGCCGAGCAGCGCCCCGTGGAGATCCCCGAGGACGAGCTGGAGG AGATCCGTGAAGCCTTCAAGGTGTTCGACCGGGATGGCAACGGCTTCATCtccaagcaggagctgggcacgGCCATGCGCTCCCTGGGCTACATGCCCAACGAGGTGGAGCTGGAAGTCATCATCCAGCGCCTCGACATGGATG GTGATGGGCAGGTGGACTTTGAGGAGTTTGTGACGTTGCTGGGGCCCAAGCTGTCCACCTCGGGCATCCCAGAGAAGTTCCACGGCACTgactttgacactgtcttctgGAAG tGCGACATGCAGAAGCTGACGGTGGACGAGCTGAAGCGGCTGCTGTACGACACCTTCTGCGAGCACCTCTCCATGAAGGACATCGAGAACATCATCATGACTGAGGAGGAGAGCCACATGGGCACAGCTGAGGAGTGCCCCGTCGATGTGGAGA cctgctccagccagcaGATCCGACAGACCTGCGTGCGGAAAAGCCTCATCTGCGCCTTCGCCATCGCCTTCATCATCAGCGTGATGCTCATCGCCGCCAACCAGGTGCTGCGCAGCGGCATGAAGTAG